In Arachis hypogaea cultivar Tifrunner chromosome 17, arahy.Tifrunner.gnm2.J5K5, whole genome shotgun sequence, a single window of DNA contains:
- the LOC112767400 gene encoding protein DETOXIFICATION 41, whose amino-acid sequence MISETQRTMGSVEYQPLLDSNTKVSALSADAIEDFLEYKPIEARWWLKLVAWESRLLWLLSGSSIIVSVFNYMLSFVTLMFTGHLGSVELAGASIASVGIQGLAYGIMLGMASAVQTVCGQAYGAAKHAAMGVILQRAIILHLGAAVLLTFLYWFSGPFLKAIGQSDSIAGQAQIFARGLIIQLYAFAVTCPMQRFLQAQNIVNPLAYMSVGVFLLHVLLSWLVVFVLDYGLLGAALTLSFSWCILAFLNALYIFLSPRCNQTWTGFSLKAFKGIWPYFKITLASAIMLCLEIWYNQGIGLISGLLPNPTISLDTISICMYYLNCDMQFMLGLSAAASVRVSNELGAAHPRVAKFSVFVVNGTSVAISIVFCAIVLIFRVGLSKLFTTDSEVIEGVSSMTPLLVISVFLNGIQPILSGVAIGSGWQDIVAYVNLFCYYVIGLTVGCILGFKTSLGVAGIWWGMILGVFIQTVTLIILTARTNWDAEVEKTVARIKRSAEDETLDQLVTDA is encoded by the exons ATGATTAGTGAGACACAGAGAACCATGGGGTCTGTGGAGTACCAACCATTGCTAGACTCAAACACAAAGGTTTCAGCTTTGTCAGCTGATGCCATTGAGGATTTCTTGGAATACAAGCCAATCGAGGCGCGATGGTGGCTGAAGCTTGTTGCTTGGGAGTCAAGGCTCCTCTGGCTCCTCTCTGGTTCTTCCATTATTGTGTCCGTTTTCAATTACATGCTAAGCTTTGTAACATTGATGTTCACTGGCCATTTGGGGTCTGTAGAGCTTGCTGGAGCTTCCATAGCTAGTGTTGGAATTCAAGGTCTTGCTTATGGAATTATG TTGGGGATGGCGAGTGCAGTGCAAACAGTGTGTGGCCAGGCCTATGGAGCTGCGAAACATGCGGCAATGGGAGTCATATTGCAAAGAGCAATCATCCTACACTTAGGTGCAGCTGTGCTACTCACATTCCTCTATTGGTTCTCAGGGCCTTTTCTAAAAGCCATAGGTCAATCAGACAGCATAGCTGGGCAGGCGCAGATTTTCGCCCGAGGACTAATCATTCAGCTCTATGCATTCGCGGTAACCTGTCCAATGCAGAGGTTCCTGCAAGCACAGAACATAGTGAATCCTTTGGCATACATGTCAGTTGGTGTGTTCCTTCTGCATGTTCTTCTGAGTTGGCTAGTTGTCTTTGTTTTGGACTATGGACTTCTTGGTGCAGCACTCACTCTCAGCTTTTCTTGGTGCATTCTTGCTTTCTTGAATGCTCTCTACATTTTTCTTAGCCCAAGGTGCAACCAAACTTGGACTGGTTTTTCTTTAAAAGCCTTCAAAGGAATTTGGCCTTATTTCAAGATCACACTTGCTTCTGCTATCATGTTATG TTTGGAGATATGGTACAATCAAGGAATAGGACTTATATCAGGTCTGCTCCCAAATCCAACAATCTCACTTGACACAATTTCAATTTG TATGTACTACTTGAACTGTGACATGCAATTTATGTTAGGACTTAGTGCAGCAGCAAG TGTGAGAGTTAGCAATGAATTAGGAGCAGCACATCCAAGAGTAGCAAAATTTTCAGTGTTTGTAGTGAATGGAACAAGCGTCGCAATCAGTATAGTATTTTGTGCCATTGTCTTGATCTTCAGGGTTGGTTTGAGCAAGCTTTTCACCACTGACTCTGAAGTCATTGAAGGTGTTTCTAGCATGACTCCATTGTTAGTCATATCTGTTTTCCTTAATGGCATTCAACCTATACTCTCAG GAGTTGCAATTGGAAGTGGATGGCAAGATATAGTTGCTTATGTAAACTTGTTTTGTTACTATGTCATTGGTCTTACTGTTGGATGTATCCTTGGCTTCAAAACATCTTTAGGAGTAGCT GGTATCTGGTGGGGAATGATCCTTGGAGTTTTTATACAAACAGTAACTCTTATAATTCTGACTGCCAGAACAAATTGGGATGCTGAG GTTGAGAAAACTGTCGCTCGAATCAAGAGATCTGCAGAAGATGAAACCTTGGATCAATTGGTTACTGATGCTTAG
- the LOC112766891 gene encoding protein DETOXIFICATION 41, whose amino-acid sequence MLSETHRTMGSVEYQPLLDSNTKVSSLSADAIEEFLEHKPIEARWWLKLVAWESRLLWLLSGSSIIVSIFNYMLSFVTLMFTGHLGSLELAGASIASVGIQGLAYGIMLGMASAVQTVCGQAYGAAKHAAMGVILQRAIILHIGAAVLLTFLYWFSGPFLKAIGQSDSIAGQAQIFARGLIIQLYAFAVTCPMQRFLQAQNIVNPLAYMSVGVFLLHVLLSWLVVYVFDYGLLGAALTLSFSWCILAFLNGLYIVLSPRCNQTWNGFTLKAFKGIWPYFKLTLASAIMLCLEIWYNQGLVLISGLLSNPTISLDTISICMNYLNWDMQFMLGLSAAASVRVSNELGAAHPRVAKFSVFVVNGTSVAISIVFCAIVLIFRVGLSKLFTTDSEVIEDVSNLTPLLAMSVFLNGIQPILSGVAIGSGWQAIVAYVNLFCYYVIGLTVGCVLGFKTSLGVAGIWWGMILGVFIQTVTLIILTARTNWDNEVEKAVIRIKRSAEDDTLEQLVADA is encoded by the exons ATGCTTAGTGAGACACACAGAACCATGGGGTCTGTGGAGTACCAACCATTGCTAGACTCAAACACAAAGGTTTCATCTTTGTCAGCTGATGCCATTGAGGAATTCTTAGAACACAAACCAATCGAGGCACGGTGGTGGCTGAAGCTAGTTGCTTGGGAGTCAAGGCTTCTCTGGCTCCTCTCTGGTTCTTCCATTATTGTATCCATTTTCAATTACATGCTAAGCTTTGTAACATTGATGTTCACTGGCCATTTGGGTTCTCTAGAGCTCGCTGGAGCTTCCATAGCTAGTGTTGGAATTCAAGGCCTTGCTTATGGAATTATG TTGGGGATGGCGAGTGCAGTGCAAACAGTGTGTGGCCAGGCTTATGGAGCTGCGAAACACGCGGCAATGGGAGTCATATTGCAAAGAGCAATCATCTTACACATAGGTGCAGCTGTGCTACTCACATTCCTCTATTGGTTCTCAGGGCCTTTTCTAAAAGCCATAGGTCAATCAGACAGCATAGCTGGGCAGGCGCAGATTTTCGCCCGAGGACTAATCATTCAGCTCTATGCATTCGCGGTAACCTGTCCAATGCAGAGGTTCCTGCAAGCACAGAACATAGTGAATCCTTTGGCATACATGTCAGTTGGTGTGTTCCTTCTGCATGTTCTTCTGAGTTGGCTAGTTGTCTATGTTTTCGATTATGGACTTCTTGGTGCAGCACTCACACTCAGCTTTTCTTGGTGCATTCTTGCTTTCTTGAATGGTTTGTACATTGTTCTTAGCCCAAGGTGCAACCAAACTTGGAATGGCTTTACTTTAAAAGCCTTCAAAGGAATCTGGCCTTATTTCAAGCTCACACTTGCTTCTGCTATCATGTTATG TTTGGAGATATGGTACAATCAAGGACTAGTGCTTATATCAGGACTGCTCTCAAATCCAACTATTTCACTGGACACGATTTCAATTTG TATGAACTACTTGAACTGGGACATGCAATTTATGTTAGGACTTAGTGCAGCTGCAAG TGTGAGGGTTAGCAATGAATTAGGAGCAGCACATCCAAGAGTAGCAAAATTTTCAGTGTTTGTAGTAAATGGAACGAGCGTCGCGATCAGTATAGTATTTTGCGCCATTGTCTTGATCTTCAGGGTTGGTTTGAGCAAGCTTTTCACTACTGACTCTGAAGTTATTGAGGATGTTTCTAACTTAACTCCATTGCTAGCCATGTCTGTTTTCCTTAATGGCATTCAACCTATACTCTCAG GAGTTGCAATTGGAAGTGGATGGCAAGCTATAGTTGCTTATGTTAACTTGTTTTGTTACTATGTTATTGGTCTTACTGTTGGATGTGTCCTTGGCTTTAAAACATCTTTAGGAGTAGCT GGTATCTGGTGGGGAATGATCCTTGGAGTTTTCATACAAACAGTAACTCTTATAATTCTGACTGCAAGAACAAATTGGGATAATGAg GTTGAGAAAGCTGTCATTAGAATCAAGAGATCTGCAGAAGATGATACCTTAGAGCAATTGGTTGCTGATGCTTAG
- the LOC112767401 gene encoding polyamine oxidase 2 gives MESRVKSNSQLRRADCFGKVDGQLQRSPSVIVIGGGMAGVAAARALHDASIQVVLLESRERLGGRIHTDYSFGFPVDLGASWLHGVCKENPLAPLIGRLGLPLYRTSEDNSVLYDHDLESYALFDMDGIQVPQELVKKVGKVFEMILEETDKVRQELSEDISILRALSIVFERKPEFRLEGLAHKVLQWYLCRMEGWFAADSDTISLKCWDQEELLPGGHGLMVRGYLPVIHTLAKGLDIRLGHRVSKIERRYNGVKVTVENGETFIADAAVVAVPLGVLKAKSIKFEPKLPDWKEAAIADLGVGIENKIILHFENVFWPNVEFLGVVAETSYGCSYFLNLHKAAGHPVLVYMPAGRLAKDIEKMSDEAAANFAFMQLKKILPDASSPIQYLVSRWGTDVNSLGSYSYDAVGKPHDLYERLRVPVDNLFFAGEATSALYPGSVHGAFSTAMMAAEDCRMRVLERYGELDLFQPVMGEEALSIPLLISRL, from the exons ATGGAGTCTCGAGTTAAGAGCAATTCTCAATTGCGCAGAG CTGATTGCTTTGGAAAGGTTGATGGGCAGTTGCAGAGGTCACCATCTGTTATTGTCATTGGTGGTGGCATGGCTGGGGTTGCTGCGGCTCGGGCACTTCATGATGCCTCAATTCAG GTTGTCCTCTTAGAGTCGAGGGAAAGACTTGGTGGCCGGATTCATACTGATTATTCTTTTGGCTTCCCTGTTGACCTAGGAGCATCATg GTTGCATGGAGTTTGCAAGGAGAATCCACTGGCTCCATTGATTGGGAGGCTTGGATTACCTCTTTACCGTACAAGTGAGGATAACTCTGTCCTCTATGACCATGATTTGGAAAG CTATGCACTTTTTGATATGGATGGTATTCAAGTTCCCCAAGAACTTGTAAAAAAAGTTGGTAAAGTATTTGAGATGATTTTAGAGGAG ACAGATAAAGTCCGACAGGAACTCAGTGAAGACATATCCATACTCCGGGCACTTTCAATTGTTTTCGAAAGAAAGCCAGAATTCAG GTTAGAGGGGCTTGCCCACAAGGTGCTCCAGTGGTATTTGTGCAGAATGGAGGGTTGGTTTGCTGCAGATTCGGATACCATATCACTCAAATGTTGGGATCAG GAAGAATTGCTTCCTGGTGGTCATGGTCTTATGGTCAGGGGCTACCTGCCTGTTATACACACATTGGCTAAGGGTCTTGACATTCGCCTGGGACATAG GGTCTCAAAAATCGAAAGACGATATAATGGAGTAAAGGTGACAGTGGAAAACGGAGAGACATTTATTGCCGATGCTGCTGTTGTTGCTGTACCTCTTGGGGTGTTGAAAGCAAAGAGCATAAAGTTCGAGCCGAAGCTCCCTGATTGGAAAGAGGCTGCCATTGCTGACCTTGGGGTTGGGATTGAgaacaaaataattttacactttGAGAATGTGTTTTGGCCTAATGTGGAGTTCTTGGGAGTGGTTGCTGAGACATCTTATGGATGCAGTTACTTTCTCAATCTCCATAAGGCCGCAGGTCACCCTGTTCTTGTTTACATGCCTGCTGGGCGGCTGGCCAAAGACATTGAGAAAATGTCTGATGAAGCAGCTGCTAACTTCGCATTCATGCAGCTCAAGAAGATCCTTCCAGATGCTTCCTCCCCG ATTCAGTATCTTGTGTCACGGTGGGGAACAGATGTTAATTCATTAGGCTCTTATAGTTATGATGCAGTTGGGAAGCCACATGATCTGTACGAGAGGCTGAGAGTGCCTGTAGATAACTTATTCTTTGCAGGGGAAGCAACAAGCGCGCTCTATCCGGGGTCCGTGCATGGGGCATTCTCTACTGCGATGATGGCAGCAGAGGACTGCAGGATGCGCGTCCTGGAGCGATATGGGGAGCTTGATCTGTTCCAGCCTGTGATGGGGGAGGAGGCTCTGTCCATACCTCTTCTGATATCACGTTTGTAA